One genomic segment of Styela clava chromosome 3, kaStyClav1.hap1.2, whole genome shotgun sequence includes these proteins:
- the LOC120342440 gene encoding sodium-coupled monocarboxylate transporter 1-like — protein sequence MENTVKPGLARDESKYFHTVDYVVFATMLFISASIGVFFAIRSRRKGTTSTGDYLMASREMSYGPVSLSLIASFMSSVTIIGLPAEYYVYGTMFTWFGVVYLLLPIILIAIYIPVFYDLGIASTYEYLELRYNKFTRLAVTCLYLILSTLYGGIVTYGPALALSKVTGLNMWGSIICTGGVCMFYTTLGGLKAVIWTDVLQSILMLSGFVIVIIQGSINSGGFSNIWEAAQDGGRIDLIHFEIDPRIRHTFWSILIGGSILWTSIFGVNQSQVQRYICCRTRRDANIAIIISGIGLIIIMILAAMTGLTIYATYEDCDPINNGDVDKADQLFPYIIMDIVGHLPGIPGLFVAAVFSSSLSTISSGINAMACVTLEDFIRPLTDWRDLSYTRTSRVLVLLYGCIYIMVAYLASEIGGLIRMSYSIHGIIGGPITGIFTIGMLASWVNSHGALSGLLAGLASTTWLFVGSTIYPSPSIYTRPLPRSTDGCDGYDTSNVTNVLMITNQSYSPIEISTPSYYSVEHSNASFEYQTVDGTLQTITNDVDQNDSERPPIAEFYALSYLHFATVGFLSTIFVTMLVSALTGCTGKKGVHDDLLVPCLRSGKKTNDNSKKGRYAKVEGVERSTSWMPDKPRGASIGVSDLIGTTALVDGPVYYPNTHEQIYSMRRNSDDYDNVPDEDLNKESTF from the exons atgGAAAATACTGTCAAGCCTGGTTTGGCGAGAGATGAGTCGAAATATTTTCACACTGTGGACTATGTGGTGTTCGCAACCATGTTGTTTATTTCTGCTTCCATCGGTGTATTTTTTGCAATTCGTTCTCGAAGAAAGGGTACGACTTCAACAGGCGATTATCTGATGGCAAGTCGAGAAATGTCTTACG GTCCAGTTTCCCTCAGTCTCATTGCAAGTTTCATGTCATCGGTTACTATTATTGGTTTACCAGCTGAATATTATGTTTATGGAACAATGTTTACTTGGTTTGGAGTGGTCTATCTCCTGCTACCAATCATACTAATTGCAATTTACATACCTGTATTTTATGACCTAGGAATTGCTAGTACTTATGAG tacTTGGAACTGAGATACAATAAATTTACGAGACTCGCTGTCACGTGTTTATATCTCATTTTGTCG ACACTATACGGTGGAATTGTTACATACGGACCCGCACTTGCTTTGAGTAAAGTTACAGGACTCAATATGTGGGGATCCATAATATGTACTGGAGGTGTTTGCATGTTTTATACAACGCTG GGTGGACTCAAGGCCGTTATATGGACTGATGTTCTTCAGTCTATTCTAATGTTGTCTGGATTTGTAATTGTCATCATACAAGGTTCGATCAACTCAGGTGGATTTTCGAACATTTGGGAAGCAGCACAAGATGGCGGAAGAATTGATTTGATACA ttttgAAATCGACCCACGCATCCGCCATACATTTTGGAGCATCCTCATAGGAGGATCTATATTATGGACTTCTATATTTGGTGTTAATCAGTCACAAGTTCAAAGATATATCTGCTGTCGGACGAGGAGAGATGCCAACAT TGCGATCATCATTTCTGGCATCGGTTTGATCATCATCATGATATTAGCTGCAATGACTGGACTGACGATTTATGCAACTTATGAAGATTGCGATCCTATCAACAATGGAGATGTTGATAAAGCTGACCAG TTATTTCCCTATATTATCATGGACATTGTCGGACATTTGCCGGGAATACCAGGACTGTTCGTTGCAGCAGTGTTCAGTAGCTCGTTAAG taCAATTTCATCTGGAATAAACGCAATGGCATGTGTAACATTGGAAGATTTTATTCGCCCACTGACTGACTGGAGAGACTTATCATACACTAGAACTTCCAGAGTTCTTGTTCTTTTATAtggatgtatatatataatggttGCGTATTTGGCATCGGAAATTGGAGGATTGATTCGG atgTCTTACAGCATCCACGGAATAATCGGAGGTCCAATCACTGGAATTTTTACAATTGGAATGTTGGCATCCTGGGTTAACAGTCAT GGAGCATTATCAGGATTGCTGGCCGGACTTGCATCAACAACCTGGCTCTTTGTTGGAAGCACAATCTACCCATCTCCATCTATATATACGAGACCTCTTCCTAGATCAACGGATGGATGTGATGGATACGATACATCAAATGTGACAAATGTTTTAATGATTACAAATCAATCTTATTCACCAATTGAAATTTCTACGCCAAGTTATTACAGCGTTGAACACTCGAATGCTTCATTCGAATATCAAACAGTAGATGGAACCTTGCAAACTATTACAAACGACGTTGACCAGAATGATAGCGAAAG ACCTCCTATCGCAGAATTTTACGCTCTGTCGTATCTTCATTTTGCAACTGTTGGATTTTTATCAACCATTTTCGTAACAATGCTCGTCAGTGCATTAACAG GTTGCACAGGAAAGAAGGGAGTGCATGATGATTTATTAGTTCCATGCTTGAGATCTGGAAAGAAAACCAACGACAATTCAAAGAAAGGACGATATGCCAAG GTCGAAGGGGTTGAACGGTCAACTAGTTGGATGCCGGATAAACCAAGAGGGGCAAGCATCGGAGTATCAGATCTTATTGGGACTACTGCTCTCGTTGATGGACCTGTGTACTATCCAAACACCCATGAACAAATTTACTCAATGCGGAGAAATTCAGACGATTATGATAATGTACCAGACGAGGATTTAAATAAGGAATCGACTTTCTAA